The DNA sequence GTCGGCGAATCGCCACAAATGCGCGAGCTACTGGAGACGGTGCGGCGCGTCGCCGAGAGCGAAGCTTCGTGCGTCGTGCTGCTGGGCGAATCGGGCGTCGGCAAAGACCTTGTGGCCAAAGCGATTCACTATCAGAGCCGTCGGGCGCAGTATCCTTACGTCGCCATCAACTGCGCGGCCATCCCTGAAACGCTGATGGAAACCGAGCTGTTCGGTCACGAAAAAGGCGCCTTCACCGACGCTCGCGGCCAAAAGAAAGGCGTGTTTGAATTGGCTGACGGCGGCACCATCTTGCTCGATGAAATCGGCGACCTGCCCCTCGGCCTGCAAGCTAAGTTGCTGCGTGTGATCGAAGAACAACAATTCCGCCGCGTCGGCGGCGTGCGCAACATCAACATTGACGTGCGCATCATCGCCAGCACCAATCGCAATCTGGAAGAAGAAGTGCAACAGGGCCGATTTCGCGCTGATCTCTACTACCGGCTCAGCGTCGTGCAGATCACCATTCCACCGCTGCGCGAACGGAAAGAAGATGTGCTGTTGATCGCCGAGCACCTGATCAAGAACTTCAACGTCAAAATGAAGCGAAACATCATCGGACTGGCGCCCGAAACAAAGAAGCTATTTCTGGAATACACATGGCCGGGTAATGTGCGTGAGCTGCGCAACACTATTGAACACGCGATGATCTTCGAGGAATCACCCTATATCACGCCTAAGCATCTGCACACACGCATCAGCCACCACGGCCTGCCGGCCAGCAATCTCACGCCCAAACTGGGCACGCCGAAGCTGGTCGGCCGGATGACGTTGGAACAGATGGAACAAACCATGATTGAACAAGCGCTGGAGCAAACCGGGTGGAACCAGACGCGCGCGGCCGATCTATTGGGCATCTCGCGCGATGCGATTCGCTACAAGATCAAGAAGTATCATATCGAGCGGCGTCAATCAGTCGCTCGGGTCTGAGCGACCCAAAGGAGGTGAGATCATGGCACGGCATCGCTGGATGGCAGTAGTTGTGATATTGGCAAGCACGGCAGCGGTCTTCGCCCAATCGGCGAAACAATCGGTGGACTGTATGAGCTGCCATCAGGATGCCACCTTGACCAAGCAAGTGAACGGACGGACGGTCAGTCTTGCTATCAAACCAGAAACGTTCGAGGCGTCGGTTCACGGCGTTTTGAACTGTACCGACTGCCACACTGATGTCAAAGACTACCCACACGAGCCGCCGCCCAAAGCGGTTTCCTGCGCAAGCTGCCATGCTGAGGCACATCAGGCCTACATGCAGGGCTTGCACGCCAAAGCCCGTAATGGCGGCAGGGCGCAAGCGGCTAGTTGTTTAGATTGTCATGGCGATGCCCACCAGATCAGGCCGTCCAGTGATCCGACGTCGAAAACCTATCGCAGCAACATTCCGCAGACCTGCGGCTCGTGTCATAGTCTCAAGTTCGTCATGGAGCCGTCACATTTGAGCGCCCAGCCGTTTTTCTCGTATCAAGAGAGCGTGCATGGACGAGCGGTCGCCGCCGGCTCGCTGAAAGCTGCCGTCTGCACAGACTGCCATCATAGCCACGACATTCGTTCCCCCGGCGACCCAAAATCGGAGATTTTCAAATTCAACGTGCCCGCGCTGTGCGGCAAGTGCCACGAATCAGTGACCGCTGAGTTCAACCAGAGTATCCACGGACAAGCCATCCAGCGCGGCCGATGGCAAGCGCCTGTCTGCACCGATTGTCACGGCATTCATTCGATCAAGTCGCACATTGATCCGACGTCTTCTGTAGCTGCGCAAGCGCTGGCGCGCACCACCTGCGCGACGTGTCATGAAGGCGTGCGATTATCGCAAGAGTTTGGCGTGCCAGGCCGGCGCACCAGCACCTATTTGGATAGCTATCACGGCCTGGCCTCGCGACTGGGTTCCAAGGTCGCTGCCAATTGCGCCAGTTGCCACGGCGTGCACAATATCCTTCCTTCGTCTGATCCGCGCTCGACGATCTCAAAAGCCAATCTGGTCAGTACCTGCGGGCGCTGTCATCCGGGCGCCAGCGAAAACTTCATTCGCGGCCGAGTCCACGTAGATGTGCCGATTTCAGAGGATACGGGCAGCATTGTCAGCGCGTGGATCAGGACGTTCTACATCTGGTTGATCGTCATTCTCATTGGCGGCATGGTCGGTCACAATGTGATCATCTGGCGGAAAAAAGCGATCGCCGTGCGTCGCGCGCAAGACCGCTCCATCATCCGCATGACGCCGCAACAACGATGGCAGCATCTGTTGTTGCTCATCAGCTTCACCGTGCTGGCGTTGACCGGATTCGCGTTGAAGTATCCCGATTCATGGCTGGCTTGGTTGCTTGGTTCTAGTGAACCATTTCGGCGAATCACCCATCGCGTGGCCGGCGCTGTCATGATCGGCGTTGGGCTTTACCATATCGTCTACGTCTTCTGCACAAAAGAAGGATGGGAGGGATTCAAAGCGTTTCGCCCGACAAAACAAGATGTGTATGATGCTGTCCACAACATACTGTATTATCTTGGCCGCCGATCAGACCGCCCCCTGTTTGGGCGGTTCACCTATGCCGAGAAGCTGGAATACTGGGCGTTGGTCTGGGGCATCATCATCATGGGCATCACCGGTCTGATGGCCTGGTTTGAAGTGACCGTGACGAAACTGCTTCCTCGTTGGTCTATTGATGTCGCCTTGACCATTCACTTTTACGAAGCCGTGCTGGCCACGCTGGCTATCATCGTATGGCACTTATATCATGTTGTGTTCGACCCAGACGTTTACCCGATGAACTGGGCTTGGTGGGACGGGCGAATGTCTATCGAACAGTTCCGCCACGAACACCCGCTGGCTTACCAGCAGATGCTTGCCGAGCAGGAACAAGAACGCCGCGAACCGGCGGGCAAACCGGCGCGGCATGATTCAACTGACGAATTCAAACCATCTCCGGCTAGTAGCGGAGATGATTAACACGGAGGGACTATGATGGTGTTAATCAAGAAACTCACATTCAGCCTTTTTGTCGCTCTCCTTACGCTGACGATGATTTCCTCATGGCCTGCGCCGACGGCCACTACGCTGGTCAACGACGCAGCCAAACTCTATGAAGCCAAATGCGCCAAATGTCACGGCGCTGATGGCACCCCAACACAGATGGGCCAGAAGATGAAAGCGCCTGATCTGCGTTCCAGTGAGGTTCAAAAGAAAACAGACGACCAATTGTTCAAAGCGATTGCCAAAGGCGAAAAATCCTTCCATCAACTTGAAAAGAGCATGAGTGAAAAGGAAATTCGCCAACTGGTGGGGCATATCCGTGCATTGGCTAAGAAAAAATAACTCGTTGTTGAATTGCTAGGGCGATTTTCATTTGCCTTGGCCTAAGTACGTGGACAAAGGTTCTGGGGATACGGGACGTTTTGGAGTGCGGTGACGTGTCACCGCTTTCCAAAAACGTCACGAACTTTTGTCACGTTACTTAGAGCGATTTTCAATTGCACTTAGCCCGGGGGCCTGCACCTTGGGGGCTGAGGCACGTTGGGTGTGTGTTCCCAGGGTAAGCTCGTTCGTAAACCGATCTAGGGCGTCGAGAAGGCAAGAGAGCAGCGTCAGGCTCGGCCTTCTCGACGCCGTTGCACACGAACGAGCCGATGGAAGAACAGGTGGCGGCTCTTGAAGGCGCGACGGATGGGAGGATGACGGCTGCTAGACATTGCACGTCTGGCTATCATCATGCGTCCGGCTGCCGCCGCCGCTCGGACTCAGTCAACGCCCACAGAGCGACGCCCCTACACACAACATGGTCTTTCCCGCTCAATTGGTATAACTCGGTGTGGCCGTCAATGACTCATGCACAATCGCCACGGCCAAGTTGACAACACCTGAGTCTCTTGACCCAACCTGCTCCGCCAAATTCCCCACAAGCTTCGTCGTCAAGCCCCGCACTGCTTGCGGATCGGTGAAGAAGCCCTATTTATGGCGTCCAGATCATAGACTCAGACGTGGCATGCAGATTGCCTCTTTATTGATTCCGGTTCTCTGGGAATTTTTCAGTAAGGAGATGGAGTCATGAGCACCGTGCTGTATACGATCATCATCGTCGTGGCGCTGGGCGTCTTATACCTGGTGATGCGGCTTGTTATCGGCGCCTATCTGACCTATCGTGGCAAACGGCTGGTCACCTGCCCGGAAACGAACCAGCCGGCTGTCGTTGAAGTCAACGCGCTGCAGGCGGCCAGGACCGCGATGGTTGGCAAGCCGCAGCTTGAGCTTGATGCATGCTCTCGCTGGCCCGAACGAGCACACTGCGGCCAAGAGTGCTTGCGACAGATTGAAGCGGCACCCGAAGCTTGTTTGATACAAACGATGCTATCAAATTGGTATGCGGGCAAGTCCTGTGTGCTGTGCGGCCACGTTTTTGAAAAAATTCACTGGGCCGAACATAAGCCGGCCTTGAGGGATCAGCAGGGTCGAACATACAGTTGGCAGGATATTCATCTGGAGCAGTTGCCGCAGGTGCTGCAAACGCACGCGCCGGTTTGCTGGAATTGCCACATTGCCGAGAGCTTCCGTCGTCAATACCCCGACCTAGTGGTGGATCGCCCGTGGCGAGACAACCTTCCACGCCAGGATGAGAACTGATTGACCAAGCTGCAACGTGATCCCTTCGTCAGCGAAGGTTGCACAATCGGTCGGTGATAAACCCACAGCAACAGTGTGGGGATTATCACCCGCTTGCGCGATATAACCCATGGGCGGGGAGCCATGATAGATCTGTTCGTTGTCAAGAAATGGTTGCGTCAGTAGCGATTAGAAGCACAACTGAGCAAGCAGCAATGGTCGGCATACCAATTGCTCAACGTGTAGTTCTATGAACGAACCAATGCCAGATGAACCAATTCATACCCCAACTCACTGCAAGGAGGCCGTGTCATGATCAGAAGCACTACAATGAGAACACGCATCAAGCTCGCATTCTTAATCGCCGGGTTCATTGCCCTGGTGGCCGGATTTGATCCGGGCGGCTTAATTGCGCAGCAGCAGGTGTTGCCGCGACCGGGCTTGAAACTGGAGATTCTGGGCGTCACCATTCCCGAAAGTCGCAAGCCAGAAGTTACATTCAAAATCACCGATGAACGGGGAATGCCTCTGGACAAAGACGGCGTCACAACTGAAGGCGTGGTGACGTTACGATTTTTGATCGCTCGTATTCGACGTGGCGAGCGGCAGTACACATCCTATATTGTTCGTCAGCAAACCGGCGCCGCCCTGGGAACGGTGGACCAAGCAGCAGCCGATTCAGGCGGCACGTATGCGCAGGTCGGTCCCGGCACCTACACGTACACATTCGGAACGACGCTGCCGGCCAATTATGATCGGACGGTCACACATACAGTCGGCGTTTATGCCAATCGAGACATGACACATGTTGATGGCAATGATTATGTGGCTGCCGCGACGTTTGATTTTGTGCCGAACGGCACTCCGGTAACCGTCAAGCGGGATGTTGTCAATGACGCGGCCTGCAACAAGTGTCATGATCAATTGACAGCGCATGGCGTGCGTCGCAGCGTCGCGTTGTGCGTGCTGTGCCATACGCCACAAACACCCGATCCCGATACTGGCAATACAACCGACTTCAATGTCATGATCCATAAGATTCATCGGGGCGCTGATCTGCCCAGTGTGCGAGCTGGCCGGCCCTATCAACTGATTGGCAATCGCGGTGTCGTTCATGACTACTCGAAGGTTCGATTTCCGCAAGACATTCGCAACTGCGATAGCTGCCACACGGGCAGTCAAGGGATGAATGCACTAACCCGTCCGTCGCGGATAGCGTGTGGCTCCTGCCATGATAACGTCAACTTCGCTACTGGTCAGGGTCATGGACCGGGCATCCCGCAGACCAATGACCTAGCCTGCGGGTTCTGCCATCAACCGACCTCCACAACAGAATTCGATCTGTCGGTTGCCGGCGCGCACGTGATTCCCAATCAATCCAGACAACTGCCCGGCATCAAGTACACGATCGTCAGGGTTGAGAACACGGCGGCAGGACAACGCCCCAGAGTTATATTCAACATCACGGACAATGCCGGCCGTCCGATTCAACCCAGTCAAATGAGCCGACTGGCGCTTGTGCTGGGCGGGCCAACGAGCGACTACAGCCGCTGGTGGACGGAAGATGCTCGCATGGCCACGCCGACCGGCGACGGCAACTACGCTTACACCTTTAACACGGCCATTCCTGCTGACGCCACAGGCACGTACACAGTGACGTTGGAGGGCCGCCGCAATGTTCAGATCATCGGCCCGAACTTTCAACCAACAACAATTCAAGACACCGGTCCGAATGTCACCAAGTCATTTGCTGTGACCGGACCGCTGGTCGAACGTCGTGTCGTTGTGGATTTGGCCAAGTGCAACGCTTGTCATGATATGTTGCGGGTGCACGGCGACAATCGGTTTAACAATGTGCAGTATTGCGCCGTGTGTCACAACCCGAATCAGACGGACGTGGCGCGCCGACCGCAAGCGGAGCTGCCTGCTGAGAGCGTGGATTTCAAATACATGATTCACCGCATCCACGCTGGCAAAGAGCTATCCAGCGACTTCACCGTATACGGATTCGGCGGCACGGCGTATAACTACAATAACGTTGGTTTCCCTGGACGGCTGACCAACTGCACGATGTGCCATGTGGCTGGAACCCACTTGATTGGTTCGACCGCCGGACGATTGCCAACGGTCACGCCCAGAAGTCTGATCAATCCAACACCGCCGATTTCTGCGGCCTGCGTTGGCTGCCACGATAGTCAGGCCACATTGGCTCATGTTTCATTGAACACCTCTCTATTCGGCGAATCGTGCGCCGTCTGTCACGGCGAAGGGCGCGAGTTTGCCGTATCGAAGTCGCACTTCCGGCGACCTGATGCCCGATGAGCGAAGGCGGCCGATGGCAGACAAAACAGTATGCCTGCCATCGGCCACATCCGGCGCGCGTCTTGGGCAAGCTCTTTGTTGATACTGCAATCGGCATGACAAAACTGGTACGCATGAGGTAGGTTCCTATGAGACTATTATCGCGGAAATGGGTATGGACGCTGGTGACGTTGTTTTGGCGCAACTGGCTCACGTCGCTCGGCTCGATTCTGGCCACATTCAGCGCCCTTTCAATCATCGCGTTCGTCGCGCTTGGATTTCTCGGACTTGACACGCCGTACCTGGGCGTCATGGCATTTCTGGTGATGCCGGCCCTATTTATCGTCGGGCTGTTTCTGATCCCGATTGGCCTTCACTACGACCGAAAAAAACGCGCCACGCGTCAAGACGAACCTGAGCTTTACCCCGTCTTTGACTTCAATCAGCCTCGTCTACGACGCATGGCCGGCGTGGTGGCCGTGTTGACGGCTATCAACCTGATGATTTTGTCATTCGTCAGCTATCAAGGCGTCGTGTTCATGGATTCAGTGGCGTTTTGCGGCACGACCTGTCATACCGTGATGGAGCCGGAATACACGACGTACCTCAACTCGCCGCATTCCAAAGTCAAATGCGTGGAATGTCACATTGGCGCAGGTGCGCCGTGGTTTGTTCGTTCCAAACTCTCCGGCGTAGGACAGGTGCTGGCCGTCGCCTTCAACACCTATAGCCGACCTGTGCCCTCGCCGGTGGAGAATTTGCGCCCGGCGCGCGATACGTGCGAACAGTGTCACTGGCCTGAACGATTCACCGGCAATCGTATCAAAGTCATCACCAAATTTGCCGAAGACGAATCGAACACTGAAACCAAAACGGTCTTGCTCTTGCATATCGGTGGCGGCGCGACCGGCCAAGGCGGCATTCATAGCTGGCACATTGATCCGAAGAAAGAAACAACCTATATCACCACGGACCCGCGCCGAGAAGTCATCCCGTGGATTCATGTCAGAGAAGCCGATGGAACGGTTCATGAGTTTGTCGCCCGCGAAGGTGCGCCAACGGCCGAACAGCTTGCCAAGGGTCAGAAACGCACCATGGATTGCATTGATTGTCATAATCGTCCGACGCATATCTTCAAATTGCCCGATCAAGCTATGGACGAATCGTTGGCAGCCGGCCGCATTGATCGTTCGTTGCCTTACATCAAGAAAGTCGGCGTTGAAGCGCTGAAACAAGCCACCGGACCGAAACAGGAGGCGCTGGAAAAGATTGCCCGGCGCGTTCGCGACCACTTCCAGCAAAACTACCCTGAACTGGTCATCTCGAAGAAACCAGCGATTGAAGCAGCCATCGAGGAAATTCAGGCGATCTATCGTCGCAATATATTTCCATCCATGAACGTCACATGGGGAACGCATCCCGATCATATCGGTCATGAACGATTCCCCGGTTGTTTCCGCTGTCATGATGATCAGCACGTGAGCAAGACCGGCAAGACGATCAGCCAGGATTGTAGTTTGTGTCATACGATTTTGGCTCAGGATGAACAAGACCCAGAAGTGCTCAAGCAGTTGGAGATCAAATAATGTTCGTGGATTCAGCAGAGACAGCGGCCAGCAGGCCAGGCGCGTTTTCAGCCTCGCTTAGCACGCGCAGCGATCTCTGCCGGTAACTTTTGAGGCGCTCTATGAGAACGCGATCAGCTCTTTCACATGTGAAGCTCGTCACGACGCTCTGCTTTCTTCTCATCACGGTCATTGCCGTCAGCGTGGATGTACCGGTCACAACGTCGTTCGCTCTGCCGCAGCAAGCGCAGTCGGCAACACAAGAAACGGCGGCCACCGGCTCGTATGTCGGTTCGGAAACTTGCATGGGTTGTCATGAAGACATTCACAAACAATATGCGATGACCGCTCATTACGTGACCGACACCAGCGCCCGCTATCAGCAACCGATGAAAGGCTGCGAGGCCTGTCACGGGCCTGGCCAGGAACATGTGGATGCCGGCGGCGACGCGACCAAAATTTTCAATCCAAAAGGCAAGCCGCCGCGCCTCGCCAATGAGCGGTGCCTCAGTTGCCATCAACAACAGGAAGAGCGTCACAACTTTCGCCAAAGCGAGCATGGACTCAATCAAGTGGCCTGCATTGATTGCCACTCACCGCATCCGGCCAAACCGCTCGAAAACCTGTTGGTGAAGGAGAGTCCGGCGCTTTGCTATCAATGTCACGGCCAAATCAAGCAGCAATTTCAACGCCCATTCCATCATCGCGTTCATGAAAAAGGCATGAGCTGTCAGGATTGCCACAATCCGCACGGCGGCTTCAACCTCGCACAAACACGGGCGTCAGCCGGCGGAACCGATGCCATCTGCTTGAAATGCCACACAGAGAAACAAGGACCTTTCGCCTTTGAGCATGCGCCGGTTCGGTTGGAAGGCTGCGTCATCTGCCACGTGCCGCATGGCTCCAATAATCCCAAGATGCTCAAACGGAGCACAGTGCAACAGTTGTGTCTGGAATGTCACTCCGATACGCCGGGCATCTTCGGTCCAGAGCCGCCTGCATTTCACGATATTCGCAGCCCGCGATACCAAAACTGCACAACCTGTCACGTGAAGATTCACGGCTCATACGTCAATCGCCTGTTTCTGCAATGAGGGCCAGCGGAGGTTATATGCAGCACACGATATTGGACACTCGACAAATCGCGTTTCCGATCATGCTCGCGCTCCTGCTCACGCTGGGGCTGACCACCTCGACGGCTTACGCGCAATCAACGTCGCCAGAGGAGCCTACACCACAGCAAGGGCCGGTCGAAGGATTCAAACTTGGCGGCCTGATCACCTCAGGCACGATTGAAATGGGGACGCGCCAGACGTGGATCGGCGGCAATCAAGATGTCTATCGCAGTCAAGTTAACTTAGGCGCCGGGGTGCGCCTCTTTGACATCGCCGTGCAATCGCGCTCGCCCGATAACGCCGGCCCACTCTATGACACGCTCTCTTACCACATGACAAGCTGGGGCGGCGACCCTTACAACACCGTCCGGCTGAGCATCCAGAAGCGTCACCTCTACCGATTCGATCTACGATACTGGCGCATGGATTACGTCAACCTGCTGCCCACGTTTGCCAATCCACTGGTCAACCAAGGACTATTGATCAACCAACATAGCTTCAATCAGGCTCGCCGCGTCTCCAGCTACTGGCTCACGCTGCTGCCCAACCGGGACTTTCAAATCCGACTGGGCTACGAACGAAACTTTGCGTTTGGCCAGGCACTCACCACGTTTTCTATCGGACTGGATGAGTTTGTGCTCCAAGACCCAATGCGAACGACGACGAATGATTATCTGGTCGGAGTGGATACCACACTCGGTATGGTTGACCTGACCATTGAGCAAACCTTCCGCACGTTCAAGGATGATATGACCACGTTCCAAACGCCCGGCCTGATCAACAACGGCAATAGCCCGCGAGTTGGGCCGATTGGCGCTGTCAACCCGCAACAAATTCTGCTGACCTCGTTTCAGCGCGACAGCGCGGTACGCGGCTTCATGCCGGCCACGCGCCTCGGCCTGAATATCCGACCGAGCAAACAGGTTCAATTCACCGGCCGCGTGGTCTACAGCGATGCCGAATTCGATTTCAATCGAAACGAAATCCTATCGGGCAATCTCTTCGATTTATCAGCGCTCAGCTTCGTCACGCGGCAACGCTCCAACGCGCTGGCAGCAGCCTCTCGCCCCATCACCACCGCTGACACTGCGTTGCGCGTCAGCCCAATCGAGCGCCTGACGCTGACCAATTCGACCTCATTCAATCACTTCGTCATCGCCGGCGGCAGTCTGTTAGAGACACTTCAAATTCTCGGTCTCACCTTTCAAGGGACGCCGCCGCCACCGAATCAAATGCAGCGCCTGGTCTCTTCGTTTCTGGATGAACGCACGTCGCTGCGTTCGCTGCGCAATCTGTTTGAAGCGAGCCTTGAGGCGCATCCTCGCCTGACACTGCGCGGCGGATACCGGTTCACCAACCGGCGCGCCCGGTTGACGATTCCCGTTCCGTTTCGCGCTATTGACCAGTCAAGCCTCGATACACACACCGGGATTGCTGGCCTGACCCTGCGCGCGCCGAAGCAATTTCGCCTGATGGCTCAATTGGAGCGCGGCTCTGCCGATAATGTCTTCACCCGGATTGCGCCGTATCACCTGACGCGACTGCGCGTGCGCTCCAGTTTCCAGCCGCTCTCGCAATGGCGGCTGAGCGGCGAGTACACGCTCACCGACGCGCGCAATCCCAATCCGTTTGTTGACACCCTGCACCGGCATCGCGCCTTCAACATTCATTCCACCGTATCGTTGAACGAACGCTTGGATATGGACCTCGGCTATACGCGCGTGGACATTTCATCAGACACTTCGATCATCCTGAATCCACGCACGCTCGAACGCGGCAACTCGCCCTATCGAGCCGATGATAATGCCGTGAACGCGGACCTCACGTTTTCGCCGTCGAGGCGGGTTCATCTGTCTGTCGGCTATGGCGTGATTAACTCCAAGGGGACATTTCCACTTAATTATCACCAACCGCGCGCGCGCCTGTCGCTTGATCTGCACCGACGGCTCAGTTGGATTGCCAGTTGGGGTTGGTATGGCTACAACGAAAAGGGCGTCGCGATTCAGGATTATCGCGCCCATTTGCTGAGCTCAAGCCTGAAACTCAGGTTTTAGAGCAATTTTCAATTGCCTTCCTTAGGAGCCCCGCATCTTGCCGGCTCATGCACGCTGCAAGTGTGCACCCCCAGAGTAAACTCATTCACAAACTGCTGGAGAGCAGTGCATAAAATGAGTTCATCCTGGGGCACCCGCCGGAGCCAGCATCATTTGGCAAGGCGCGGGCGCTCCAGGACGAAGATCATCTGAAGATCGCCATAGGTCGCCTATGAAAATGCCCAGGCTCGCTTCGATGTTGCCCTGAAACAAACCCACGATTCACCATTGCTTCAACTTTGCGTGTCTGGCCCAGGCTCGCTTCGATGTTGCCCTGAAACAAACACGCGCTGATTGGCCGACTCCACTCTTGCTCCATGGTGACGGAAGCCGATCATCGGCGGTGTGATCACTGCTTCGGATCAATGGCAACTTTCAACATGTCGGTTGATTGCGATAAGTCAGCCAACACCTGAGGCAACTCGGTGAGCGGCGCAGTATGCGAAATCCATTCAGCGGGATTGATCATGCCAGCAGCGATGATGCGCAACGCTTCGCGCACATGGCGCGGCGTGTGATGAAATGGCGATTTGACGGTCAGTTGGTCATAGTGGATTCGTTCAGCATCCAGATTGACGGCCGTGCCGGCTGCACATCCACCGAACAAGGTCACCGTGCCGCCCCGGCGCGCGCAACTGACTGCCAACTCCCAAGCAGCCGGCAGCCCGACGCACTCGACAACTCTGTCGGCCATGTACCCGCTGGTCAATGAGCGAACCTTCCCGACAACGTCGCCGGTTGTATTCACATCGAAGACAGCATCGGCTCCCAGTCGCTCAGCGGCGTGCAATCGCGCTGCACGTCGTCCGAATGCCAACACGCGCGCGCCTTGCAATTTCGCTAAGCGGACGAACAACAACCCAATCGGCCCCAGTCCCAGCACCATCACCGTGTCACCTTCCCTGATATCGCTTTCTTCAAGCCCTTGTACAACACAGGCCACTGGTTCAACCATGGCGGCGGCGGCAAATGAAACTGAATCAGGAATCGGCAGAAGATTCACCCGGACGATGCGTGCAGGAATTTTGATGTATTCGGCATAGGCGCCATTGAGAAAGAGCAAATCCGTGCAGGCACTAAAACTCTGCTTCCGGCAGTAGAAGCATTGACCGCACGGCGCTGAATTGGCGGCCACCACACGCATGCCGACGTGAAAGTCACTGACGCCCGGACCGACTTCAACAATCGTCCCTGAGAATTCATGGCCGAAGACCGATGGCAACACGATCATCCGCGCATGATAGCCGCGTTGATAGACTTTCAAGTCTGTGCCACAGGTCAGCGCCGTATCAATTTTGACGAGCACTTCCCCTTGCTCAACGCGGGGGATCGGCAAACGTTCGATGCGCACATCACGTTGGCCATAGAGGACAGCAGCCAGCATACTCTCTTGCTTCATAGATCAGCTCACGAGGCGGCATTATACTCTCTCACCAACAACAGAGGCAATTTGCTGGCGCTCGGTGATTGGCGCGTCAACGCGCTCATTGACTGTCCGCGTGCGTCTGCCTACAATTCGACCGCGATGACCAACCCAGTCAACAATCCTCCAGGTGATGTTCCATTCACTGAAATAGCGGCCAGCTTGGCTCACATCAGTCGGATGTTTTACGACCGCCGCTGGAC is a window from the Blastocatellia bacterium genome containing:
- a CDS encoding NapC/NirT family cytochrome c, with the protein product MRLLSRKWVWTLVTLFWRNWLTSLGSILATFSALSIIAFVALGFLGLDTPYLGVMAFLVMPALFIVGLFLIPIGLHYDRKKRATRQDEPELYPVFDFNQPRLRRMAGVVAVLTAINLMILSFVSYQGVVFMDSVAFCGTTCHTVMEPEYTTYLNSPHSKVKCVECHIGAGAPWFVRSKLSGVGQVLAVAFNTYSRPVPSPVENLRPARDTCEQCHWPERFTGNRIKVITKFAEDESNTETKTVLLLHIGGGATGQGGIHSWHIDPKKETTYITTDPRREVIPWIHVREADGTVHEFVAREGAPTAEQLAKGQKRTMDCIDCHNRPTHIFKLPDQAMDESLAAGRIDRSLPYIKKVGVEALKQATGPKQEALEKIARRVRDHFQQNYPELVISKKPAIEAAIEEIQAIYRRNIFPSMNVTWGTHPDHIGHERFPGCFRCHDDQHVSKTGKTISQDCSLCHTILAQDEQDPEVLKQLEIK
- a CDS encoding cytochrome c produces the protein MMVLIKKLTFSLFVALLTLTMISSWPAPTATTLVNDAAKLYEAKCAKCHGADGTPTQMGQKMKAPDLRSSEVQKKTDDQLFKAIAKGEKSFHQLEKSMSEKEIRQLVGHIRALAKKK
- a CDS encoding cytochrome b/b6 domain-containing protein; translated protein: MARHRWMAVVVILASTAAVFAQSAKQSVDCMSCHQDATLTKQVNGRTVSLAIKPETFEASVHGVLNCTDCHTDVKDYPHEPPPKAVSCASCHAEAHQAYMQGLHAKARNGGRAQAASCLDCHGDAHQIRPSSDPTSKTYRSNIPQTCGSCHSLKFVMEPSHLSAQPFFSYQESVHGRAVAAGSLKAAVCTDCHHSHDIRSPGDPKSEIFKFNVPALCGKCHESVTAEFNQSIHGQAIQRGRWQAPVCTDCHGIHSIKSHIDPTSSVAAQALARTTCATCHEGVRLSQEFGVPGRRTSTYLDSYHGLASRLGSKVAANCASCHGVHNILPSSDPRSTISKANLVSTCGRCHPGASENFIRGRVHVDVPISEDTGSIVSAWIRTFYIWLIVILIGGMVGHNVIIWRKKAIAVRRAQDRSIIRMTPQQRWQHLLLLISFTVLALTGFALKYPDSWLAWLLGSSEPFRRITHRVAGAVMIGVGLYHIVYVFCTKEGWEGFKAFRPTKQDVYDAVHNILYYLGRRSDRPLFGRFTYAEKLEYWALVWGIIIMGITGLMAWFEVTVTKLLPRWSIDVALTIHFYEAVLATLAIIVWHLYHVVFDPDVYPMNWAWWDGRMSIEQFRHEHPLAYQQMLAEQEQERREPAGKPARHDSTDEFKPSPASSGDD
- a CDS encoding OmcA/MtrC family decaheme c-type cytochrome, whose translation is MIRSTTMRTRIKLAFLIAGFIALVAGFDPGGLIAQQQVLPRPGLKLEILGVTIPESRKPEVTFKITDERGMPLDKDGVTTEGVVTLRFLIARIRRGERQYTSYIVRQQTGAALGTVDQAAADSGGTYAQVGPGTYTYTFGTTLPANYDRTVTHTVGVYANRDMTHVDGNDYVAAATFDFVPNGTPVTVKRDVVNDAACNKCHDQLTAHGVRRSVALCVLCHTPQTPDPDTGNTTDFNVMIHKIHRGADLPSVRAGRPYQLIGNRGVVHDYSKVRFPQDIRNCDSCHTGSQGMNALTRPSRIACGSCHDNVNFATGQGHGPGIPQTNDLACGFCHQPTSTTEFDLSVAGAHVIPNQSRQLPGIKYTIVRVENTAAGQRPRVIFNITDNAGRPIQPSQMSRLALVLGGPTSDYSRWWTEDARMATPTGDGNYAYTFNTAIPADATGTYTVTLEGRRNVQIIGPNFQPTTIQDTGPNVTKSFAVTGPLVERRVVVDLAKCNACHDMLRVHGDNRFNNVQYCAVCHNPNQTDVARRPQAELPAESVDFKYMIHRIHAGKELSSDFTVYGFGGTAYNYNNVGFPGRLTNCTMCHVAGTHLIGSTAGRLPTVTPRSLINPTPPISAACVGCHDSQATLAHVSLNTSLFGESCAVCHGEGREFAVSKSHFRRPDAR
- a CDS encoding sigma-54 dependent transcriptional regulator, producing MSKQKILVVDDEDLLRWSIKTKLEKWGYETIEAETASHGLKLFTDEAPDLVILDIKLPDGSGIDILRKIKEENPNTPVIIITANTTVDNAVAALRLGAFDFICKPINYDELQASIRNGLEASHLRDTLDRVQSYSKKRFSFDMIVGESPQMRELLETVRRVAESEASCVVLLGESGVGKDLVAKAIHYQSRRAQYPYVAINCAAIPETLMETELFGHEKGAFTDARGQKKGVFELADGGTILLDEIGDLPLGLQAKLLRVIEEQQFRRVGGVRNINIDVRIIASTNRNLEEEVQQGRFRADLYYRLSVVQITIPPLRERKEDVLLIAEHLIKNFNVKMKRNIIGLAPETKKLFLEYTWPGNVRELRNTIEHAMIFEESPYITPKHLHTRISHHGLPASNLTPKLGTPKLVGRMTLEQMEQTMIEQALEQTGWNQTRAADLLGISRDAIRYKIKKYHIERRQSVARV